Proteins encoded within one genomic window of Leptidea sinapis chromosome 7, ilLepSina1.1, whole genome shotgun sequence:
- the LOC126965318 gene encoding hydroxyacyl-coenzyme A dehydrogenase, mitochondrial-like: MIQFGIIVRNLSSSSALQSAIKNVTIIGGGLMGSGIAQVTAQAGQNVTLVDVNADVLSKSQKSININLGKVAKKVFKENPQEAEKFVTESLARIKTSTDPVSAVQTADLVVEAIVENIDVKHQLFQKLDSAAPSHTIFASNTSSLSINEIASIVKRKDKFGGLHFFNPVPVMRLLEVVRGAETSEATYKTMMEWGKSIGKTCITCKDTPGFVVNRLLVPYMAEALRLLERGDASARDIDIAMKLGAGYPMGPIELADYVGLDTTKFILDGWHKKYPEQPLFNPIPILDKHVAEGKLGLKTGEGFYKYEKK, encoded by the exons ATGATTCAGTTTGGAATTATCGTAAGAAACTTGTCGAGTTCATCGGCTCTTCAAAGTGCTATCAAGAATGTTACTATTATCGGTGGCGGCTTAATGGGATCTGGTATAGCTCAG GTAACAGCTCAAGCGGGTCAAAATGTGACCCTAGTAGATGTTAATGCAGATGTCTTGTCCAAATCACAAAAATCAATCAACATTAACTTGGGTAAAGTAGCCAAAAAAGTGTTTAAAGAGAATCCTCAAGAAGCAGAGAAATTTGTGACAGAATCCCTGGCCCGCATCAAGACTTCAACTGATCCAGTGAGTGCCGTCCAGACAGCAGACTTGGTTGTGGAAGCTATTGTCGAAAACATTGATGTTAAGCACCAACTCTTCCAGAAACTGGATAGC GCTGCACCAAGTCACACAATTTTTGCATCAAACACATCTTCACTATCAATAAATGAGATTGCATCTATAGTGAAGAGAAAGGACAA attTGGTGGCCTCCATTTCTTCAACCCAGTGCCTGTAATGAGGTTGCTGGAGGTGGTCCGTGGAGCAGAAACCTCTGAAGCCACTTATAAAACTATGATGGAATGGGGCAAGTCTATTGGCAAGACCTGCATCACATGCAAGGATACTCCAGGGTTTGTGGTGAACAGACTACTGGTACCATACATGGCTGAAGCTTTGAGATTGTTGGAGAGAG GTGATGCATCTGCCCGTGATATTGACATAGCAATGAAGCTGGGAGCAGGATATCCAATGGGACCCATCGAGTTGGCCGACTATGTGGGTCTTGATACCACCAAGTTCATCCTTGATGGTTGGCACAAAAAGTATCCTGAACAACCATTGTTTAATCCCATACCTATCTTGGACAAACATGTTGCTGAAGGGAAACTGGGTCTTAAAACTGGAGAAGGCTTTTACAAATATGAGAAGAAATAA